One window from the genome of Hemiscyllium ocellatum isolate sHemOce1 chromosome 28, sHemOce1.pat.X.cur, whole genome shotgun sequence encodes:
- the LOC132828791 gene encoding hippocampus abundant transcript 1 protein-like, whose protein sequence is MTQGKKKKRLNRSVLLAKKIIIKDGGTPQGIGEPSVYHAVIVIFLEFFAWGLLTTPMLTVLHQTFPQHTFLMNGLIHGVKGILSFLSAPLIGALSDVWGRKSFLLLTVFFTCAPIPLMRISPWWYFAVISMSGVFAVTFSVIFAYVADITQEHERSTAYGLVSATFAASLVTSPAIGAYLARAYGDNLVVVLATAIALLDICFILVAVPESLPEKMRPASWGAPISWEQADPFASLKKVGQDSTVLLICITVFLSYLPEAGQYSSFFLYLRQVIGFSSETVAAFIAVVGILSILAQTVVLGILMRSIGHKNTILLGLGFQILQLAWYGFGSQPWMMWAAGAVAAMSSITFPAVSALVSRNADPDQQGVVQGMITGIRGLCNGLGPALYGFVFYLFHVELNEMGDVDNPGKVPKGNMQNPTDESTIIPGPPFLFGACSVLLSLLVALFIPEHSGLPLRSGSWKKHNNGSQGHPHSPQSTGPDGKEPLLQDSCV, encoded by the exons CCTCAAGGGATAGGTGAACCGAGTGTTTATCATGCCGTGATCGTCATCTTTTTAGAGTTCTTCGCTTGGGGATTGCTGACAACTCCTATGCTAACT GTTTTGCATCAGACATTTCCTCAGCACACCTTTCTAATGAATGGACTTATTCATGGGGTGAAG GGAATACTATCATTTCTCAGCGCTCCTCTGATTGGAGCGTTGTCAGACGTTTGGGGCAGGAAATCCTTTCTCCTGCTAACTGTGTTCTTCACCTGTGCCCCAATTCCTCTCATGAGAATAAGCCCCTG GTGGTATTTTGCAGTGATTTCTATGTCTGGAGTATTTGCAGTCACATTTTCAGTGATCTTCGCCTACGTAGCAGATATAACTCAGGAGCATGAGAGGAGCACAGCTTATGGACTT GTGTCTGCAACGTTTGCTGCTAGTCTTGTGACCAGTCCAGCCATTGGAGCATACTTGGCCAGGGCGTATGGAGACAATCTTGTGGTAGTTCTGGCCACTGCTATTGCCTTGCTGGATATCTGTTTCATACTTGTGGCTGTGCCAGAGTCTTTACCTGAGAAGATGAGGCCTGCTTCCTGGGGTGCACCAATTTCATGGGAACAAGCAGACCCTTTTGCA tctttgaaGAAAGTGGGTCAGGATTCAACAGTTCTGCTGATCTGTATCACAGTGTTTCTCTCGTACCTGCCTGAAGCAGGCCAGTATTCCAGCTTCTTTCTTTATCTCAGACAG GTAATTGGATTTTCTTCAGAGACTGTAGCTGCCTTTATTGCAGTTGTGGGAATCCTTTCCATTTTAGCACAA ACTGTAGTCCTTGGTATTCTGATGAGGTCCATAGGGCATAAGAATACTATACTTCTGGGTCTTGGCTTCCAGATTCTTCAGCTAGCTTGGTATGGCTTTGGGTCTCAGCCCTG GATGATGTGGGCCGCAGGAGCTGTGGCTGCCATGTCCAGCATCACCTTCCCAGCAGTCAGTGCTCTAGTTTCTAGGAATGCCGATCCAGATCAGCAAG GAGTTGTGCAAGGAATGATCACTGGAATCAGAGGATTGTGTAATGGCCTTGGTCCGGCACTGTATGGATTTGTATTTTACCTTTTCCATGTGGAATTAAATGAAATGGGAGATGTTGATAACCCAGGCAAAGTTCCAAAAGGAAACATGCAAAATCCAACTGATGAG AGTACGATAATCCCAGGACCTCCCTTTCTTTTTGGCGCCTGCTCAGTCTTGCTGTCGCTGCTAGTCGCCTTGTTCATCCCGGAGCACAGTGGCCTCCCTCTGCGTTCTGGCAGCTGGAAGAAACATAATAACGGGTCACAAGGTCACCCCCACAGCCCACAGAGCACGGGTCCCGATGGCAAGGAGCCTCTATTACAAGACAGTTGTGTATGA